The following nucleotide sequence is from Pseudochaenichthys georgianus chromosome 17, fPseGeo1.2, whole genome shotgun sequence.
TCTATATCAGGCTTTGAATAAACCAAGAACAATTATCAATCATAGTCTTGTAGAATTATTATGATCCTAATGCCCGCATCAAGTTGGTCAGTGACCAAAGTTGATTCAGTAGTGCCACAATCTCTATTGATCCAAACATAAAACCGAAGAGATCCCACTAATGTTTAATCATGCATGCTCGGATAATGAAAGTCACTTTATTTAGGTTTATTTCAGATTATCACAACTCCATACAGAGACAGCAGGATCAATCCTAACTTCAAGACTATAACCAGATAATCCTGAGAGTTCATGACAAGGACAGAGGCTTACAGAGAGGCAGAAGAGGGTCACCGAATGCTGACTGTCTTGAGAAAAAGCAGGTGTAAATAAGGCGGGGGACAGAACAGGTAAAAGCAGGTTTTTGACAATATACATGCatgaaaatgaaaaacatttatGACAAATACAGGTGTAAACCGAGGAAGGAGAAAGACGTCAAAATGGTCATCATCATGCAGGGCTCCAGCTGTCCTCATCCAAGCCCTCCTCCCTCCCTTATATCTTCCCATCAGTGCTGTACAGATTGTCTTAATGGAAGTGACCTCCATCTGAGACAGTTGAGTGGCCCAAACCTGATTAGTTATTTACCTCACTTCCATCTCTCCTTTCTAGGCACTGTGGCGCCTCAATTCTTCCTTTACGTTTTCCCTCCTCTCTGCCAAATTATGCCTCGGTCCTGCTATAGTGATGGTAATTTATTGTATCATTTTAACGAGAAAATAGTCCCTCTGGATTTACCGATTTGACAAGTGAGGGTAGCAGGGAAACGTGCACAACCGTGGCAAGCCTTTAATCAAGCGTGGTGATATCTAAGTGCTTTTAAGAGCTCCTCATGCCTTTGCTAACACGTGAGGATTTACACATCTTCACAGTGGGCTCCCTGATGTAACTGCCTATCTGTGCATATGTCCTCCAAGTCCTCCAGGAGGGGTGCGATATATTGGCTTCTAATTGGTTTATATCAGTGTGCAGAAAGCGGTGTGCACTGGTGTTGCCTGCTGCAGTGCAACGCAGGAGAGAGGCAAGAGAAGATATTTTATATATCAGACTCCAGAGTGTCTTAGCCCACTCACGCCTGTGCTGTAGGTGTGTCTATGACGCACACTGAAAAAGTGAGGCTCTGTCCGTTAGGGTCTGTATGTCATGCTCCTCACATTGTTTTGACAAGCGtggctaaataaaaaaaaaagatctccGGCTATAATTAAGTTGTCTGTATACTGTAGTTTTAAACAGGAATTACATAGCAAAACACGGAGGTTTTGATGAGTAAAGAtctcaaaacacacacatttctgacacacacaaactcacgtGCCATAAACATGGCTCACATTGGGAGAACAAAATAGACCACCAAATCCCTCTATATTTCTGTTCAGGTATTACAGTTACAACAAAAGCTTTGAAAGCTGTAAGAGTAAATACATCTGTGTATAACTCATCCTGATGatgaacaaaaaaacatgttactGAAAAAGATTTATTTGAAACATCCAAAATCTGTATTTCATATTGAAAGCTTGAtcacaaaataataaataacacaaatcACTGTAATGAAAAGCTCTAAAGCAGCACACTCTTTAGAATCATCACTGGgcaaataaatatttaatatagaaATGATGAAGAGATACATTTGTACTCTGGCTTTGAATAAATATCTAAATCAATCCACCAGCTTTTAGCTCTTAAACCCATTGCTTTAGATTTAGCTCAATTCACATACAGGTCTACTCTGTTTAGCAGTCACAACACCGTGTTCCTGCTTCACATGTATTACTGAGCAGCAGGGTCTTTTAGAATCAGGTACTGCAGGTAATGCTTGGTGCTCCAGAACTGATTCTATTTGTAAGGGATTGATGACACCTTGTGGACAAGTTGGGAAATTTCACTCCAAAGCCCAACTTTCTTGAGCAATAAATTGTCGCTTTGCTAAAAGATTATGGCAAACTAAGCTCATCTTCCCTTCACAGAGAGAATACAGAATATGTTGTATGATTATATAACACAAAGCTAATAGGATTTTCTTTCAATGCATCTTGTACATCAGTTAAGCAACCAGAATCTAGTGTAATATGTCTCAAAAGATAAAGAGTAGGGACGAGTATTGATGTTTACCATTTTCTTCGGTATCGACTGAACTGTGTCTTTTTTAAAGACTACAAACTTCTGTCCATTTCCCAAAAATGTAAAGATAGTAAGATTACATTGGCACGAAATGTGTTTAACACAAACAAGTTTTCATGTCAGGCAACATATCTAACAAACAATTATTCCGATTATGGCTCATAATAAATCTGGTGATGCATTGCCAACAGAAATTCGTATTTTTAGATAATACCACATACAGTACAGGTGTCAAATCAGTAAATACTTTATAGAAATAAAAGTACTACGGCCTTTTCTACTACACCAACCAGAAGGAAGAGTCTATAACAATGGCTGCCTaggagtttttttttaaatatagtgatgctaatgacagcattgacagcCATACTAAATTAATTCAACTCTCATGACAGACGGTCACGGACACTTTTTCCTTTGACACCAGAACCAAGAGAGAAGACAGGAAGAGGGCTCAGAGCAACAACAGTTATTAGCTTGACTCTAACAGGGAAACCCCAAAGTGGTGACAGTAGTCCAGAAGGATTTAGAGTGATGTATACACTTTGTACCTCATTCAATCAGAATAACAAAGCCACTCACCAAGTATTAGTATAGAGTCTTCTTGCTTGACGTGTTTTTCCAGAAGGTGCTTGAATTTGGAAAAGCAGCCCAACCAGTCAAAACTCTGCTCCGTCTTGTATCTTTCATCCCAGTAGTCAACGTCGTTGTACCTGGAGTTGTCATCCGGCAGGTAGTCCATATTCTCTGTGATGTAACAATGAAAACAAAGACATCAGAATAGAATCAATTTCAGAAAAGGAAGAACTGCTTTTACTGTGTACATCTACCTGTTTCAATGCCAGGCTGTCAATTTTCCTTTGCTTAGTTTATATCAGGTCAAATGTGAAGATACCGCCCAAATGCCAAGAGGACTATAACATAACCAAATAACAATTCAGTTTGTGATTCAACTCAATTCCAAACACTTTATTCTTAGAGGCTAGATAAGACATATGTCTGTAGCCTACATGGTATATCCCATTATTCAAAGAACTACTGATCTATGCAAGATGAACATTGAAGCCAGAAGCAGAGTAGTACAGTAacataataaacaaacaaaaacatatattataacatttctttttttaaaggagCTGTACAGAGTGTACCATTGACAATGAtataagaagataatattagtCCAAAATGTAAGCTGTAAATATTTAGACCATAATAATGATCTATCCTCTATTATTTGGTTGTGTGTAATTTGGATAGGTCGATTTATGTTGTGTTCATTTCATAACTTTAATCTGATGCTCCCTTATAGGCTTCACTGTTCTGACCACTTTCTTATCTGCAGGTTTTTTTAAGCAAGGCGTTATAGTGATTGAGAATTACTATTGACAGTGCTTACTCACAGTAGTTTACGTTGTATTCTATGTGAATGGTTTATGTATCGTAACGTCTGTGATAGTTGTTTGTTTTTAGCTGCCTGCAAAAGTTATGGCTATCCTTTTCCTAAATACTTCAGTTTGTGATATGTTTTGACTATTATTACTCGCTTGACTGTAGGATCGAAGCTGCATTGCTTGCTCGCACACGCTACAAATGCAGCTAACCTTTCCTCCAACCACCTTGTATTCATAGTGGTAGCAGTAAATCATATTTTACCAGACACAAACACATAATTGTTTCTCTGTAAGGTTCACTGGGAGTTAAACCTCTCTCCGGTTGCTTCGTAaagttttttcaccattcaacTAGTTTCAACTTTATCTAGTGAGGTCTGAAATGACATGGGTCTTTATGCCGCGGTGCTAAAGTAAGTGTAGTGAGATAAGATAGTGAAACGAGCACAAACGTTAGCAATTTAAGCATGCGTTAACATAATAAACCGAAACTTTGGGGTTGTGTTGTCGTTTTGAACTCCCTCGCTGTACACTATCTTTGAAATGGTCCTGCCCCGGTGcatggcactgcgcatgcgtactTTATATGGCAGGCAGTTCAATTCAAATGGTTTCTCAATAAAGTTGATTTAAAACTGTAACACATCCtataaataatttgttttgtattacATAGTATTATGTGGCTACTTACGAGTTCCTCGTTTCCACCAGTGACTCTTGAATCAGTAAAAACGCCGGGGCGTAACTATGCCGAAATCCACGTGTTGTAGTTTCCCAACCTTAAAGCTACAGCGCTGCAGACAGTGAGGGTGCGCATTTACTAAGCATCAGCAACAGAAGGAAACATGGTGAGAAATTAAAGGGAGTTCAAGTTCACAGTCTTTAGAGGAATTATTAGTTTGAACTGAAGTAAGAACATGTTAAATCATCTATGGTTCAGAGAAGGAGGGGCATTGTAATTTACAACTCATTCCACATGTAAGATGCTTCAAATAATAGCCTACTCCAtgtaaaatcaaacagatctaCCTAATTTGGTGAGATAGAATTGTTGTAAAATCCATGTCAATGAATTGAGTCTAACAAATCAATGCAAAACTGTATTGATGTTTTTGGTGGAAAACTTCTTGAGTGTTTCCAATTGCTTCCATataattttctaaatgaatcctAATCAATGCAGCATTGTCTAACATTTTAGTCCACCTTATAttttatatgtttatttttccaATAGCTTCCAAACCATGTGGTATTTCATAACAATAACCAAACAATGGTCTTTCTATTTTATCTGATATTAAAGAGTGGACGCAGCTAAATGTATTGGCTCACATTGGCAATCACAAACCTGTACCCCATCCTCCCATCCTCCACAGCTTTTACATCTGCAACATGGAGATGCCTTACAATTTGGTTCTGTATTGGTATTGGGACTCCCAGAGACCCACAAGGCCAAACGGTGAAAGGTGATCCCCCTTGGTCAAACCCTCCAGTCAAGATATTATTGTAGTTTCCTCCTTGTGACTGTAGATGGCAGAAAAGACCAGGGAGTGTGTCCACAGGGTTACTAACACTGGTGGAATTTAGCCTGGAGAGTGGCATACAGAGAAATCCCCAACCAACTGCACCAGAGAAGAAATACCTAAATCTTGTTTCAAACAAGACTTTAAAGTTGTGTTCCTCTCAATAGCTCTTCTCTCCTCTCCTATGATGGCCAAGTAACTGAGGCCCTGATCCTCGAATGCCCTCTTCTTTGAAAAAAACGTCTGTCACATCAAATACAGCTTTCAGACTCTATCTGCTGCGCTTAACTTTAACACAATGATCATTTATCATGATGATAACTATGCTTTACTGCAAAGGCATCTGAAGGATGTCGTATTTTGTGCGCTTTAGCAATGTGGGGCATCGTgctattttcataaaaccatgGTTTtagttgttatttttaacaaatatGGAATCGCTTATGACAAAAACAACATTCGACACTTACACGATTAGACAGGAAGGAAGAAGTGTAATTTGAAAGTTACATCAACAACTTTGAAAACATTTTACATGACTACAAGAAAATAACACACTTTACGTTGTAAAGATGAGACTGCAACTCTATTGAATATTGGGGGAACATAAATGTCAGCAATAAACAAATATTGGCAatatattgtaaaaaaaaaagaagctttaaaGCTTGCAGTATAAGAATAATCTGAAATAGAGCTGTCTGCCttctttgaatataatggtCATGATCATTTAAAGGCACTCGTCTTCTGGTGCTCTAAAAGCCAAAAAAAACTCAACAACAATGTATCTTTCCAGAAATAATGACCCAGCTACTCAAGAAGAGACAGGCACCTTGTTGTGAACAGCTTCATGTTGGaactttctttctctcttccaCCAACCATatcaagaaaagaaaaaagaaagaaaaagacacAAAAAGCCACAGGTTTTTTTATATGAAATAAACAAAGGTTTATTTTGCAGGAAAGTAATGTCATGAATCCCCCTGTATAGATGGTAGTATCTGTTTTTAAGGGATCACATTTTTTGCATATTGTTCATTAGTGCTGTAAGAAATTCCCTGATAACTCAACAATGTTCATTCTATTTTATTATCTGACATTAAAAAGTTGTCTGCAGCTAAAGTTATTGGCTCACATTGGCAATCACACTAGAACACCTGTTCCATCTATTACTAGAAAGTACAGTGGTGTGGAGATAAAATGCAATGCATCTTCATCAATGACAGTTGCTTTTTCTGTGTCAAAGCAACCTAAATGGCTCATAAATGGCTGCGCTGCCTCCCCTGAGAGAGGCTAATCCTGCATCCTTCTAACAGCTCACAGAGGGAAGTCATTCTGCCTGCAGTGCATCAAGCGCCAAACTGAAAAACGTTATGCATATCCCTCCATGTCACCCTCACTGAACTGTAATAAACCGTAATACTCTAAATGTATATAGGTGTGCAGTCGTTTATTGCTAATCCACTATTAAGGAGGAGTGTCAGTTATCTCGGTAGAatcaaagcacttcacatttcCTTCATCCTTTTCTAATACCATATGAAAAGGCAGACTACActtgtttattaaaaaaaataggcATAATGTTGAGGATCATTTGGTGGCTCAATGAAACTAAATATGCTAATAGTGTCAAGCTTTAGAGTCCACATTTCTTTGTTATGTTCTAAAAATGCTTTTACCtaaacagtaaaatactgtaGGTCATTCCCCATGCCTTCGAAAACAATCCACACGAGCGACTGAACACGGCTACGGTTCTATGTCTCACATCTCATTTCATCACATCTCATAACATTCAAACAATCCCTCAAAACGTAACTCTTGCCTTCAACTCCTAATCCTCTAACGGTACCCCTCGCATTCAACCTAGTTTAgcacttttttttacttttgttgtcattgtctttttcttctttacttgcttgtaaagcactttgagcaccaggaaaagcgttATATAcatttaatgtattattatcattattattattatttactttCAGGCAAATAAGCGAAAAATCATTTCTTCTAACAAGAAATGGTGTTGCAATAAAGTTACAGTCCTCTCTACACACAAGTTGGAATTATCTTTAAATGGTTTGTTAAGTGTTTCTAGATTGTTGTTTTTCCATATCTGATGTGCTTTTTGTAACTTTTGTTGTCGTCACGGcataaagaaaatgtaaatcCCAGGAACCTACATGTCCAAAAGGCAATAGTGCTCTGAGCCCTACATGAGCTGTAACCTGCAATGGATTATTGGGTAATGTCATGATGGGCAATTCAAGCATTTTGTGTAGCACAGCCGGTGTAACTAACAACATTAACAATGTACTGTATCTGTTCTAGCCAAGTGATCCAGTTAGCCATGACAGTGAGACCGTGAGCCtgaatgaaaaataaaactgaGGTAGTTTATGGAATTCAACCttcatttatttcattattaCATCTCGACTTTTACTGTCGAGTCTCAAAATGTATTCTATTTGCCATTGTTGTTCTTTTTCAAGATACTCTACTGTTCTAAATTGCAGTATGGCTGTCATGTGTACATAGTGCACTGCAGTCTgattcacagtttaatacatacatatttgaaaaaataccaaaaAAACCTTCTAAATACCATCAGACTGAAGCCAATGACCTGCATGTGTAGCAGGTTGATGCAACAAATGGCAAAGAGTGACTTGAGAAATGTTTGAAGCATTTCAAAAAATATTCTCCACACACTCTCCTGCTGGGTTCGTCAGGTTTGCTGAGTGTGTTGAATTGAAGTCTACAAACCCATACTGTAAACTGTAGGTTTGCCGCTGCATCATAATTATGTTATGTAACCCTCATGCTGGCACAAGTCAGAGTAATACCAGTGATTTAAAATGGAGCAGCAATAAAACATATCCCTGAACCATTTTAATTGCACAATAGCCTGGATGGGGGAAAAagcaaaacataataataatttcaatccGATGTTTGGGCTACACTTTGGACCTGATTGGAGATACAGGGAATCATTTGCCACAAATTCCTCTGCATAGTGGAGGCACTATCGCAGACCACGTGAGAGGAATATTCAATGACGGTCCCCGGTAGACCGGTTCATCTCCTGGCactcctctgctgctgacatgGACTGCTGGACACTGTATTCTCTCAGCTCCCCACTAACGGACGCGGAGGGAGGGCGATACTCTTTCTGAATGTAATCTGTCGTTTTTCCTCTTCTTTTTCTGTTATTTTTTCTTTGATTTCTTCTACAAGTCGCACAGTTAGGGGAGGGGATGGCTTGGCCGTGCATCAGCAGAGTGTGCTGCCTGGCTCGCTTCTGGAACCAGTTCGACAAATCGGACCTCTCCGTCCCGCTCACCATCCAGAACTACTCGGACATCCCGGATCATGAGGTGCGCTCCATCACCAAACAGGTCTCCGCCTCGGAGCGCGCACCCGGGAATAAGTACGCTACCCCGGACCCGCGTGGCCCCTCTCATGCGCCCAGAGATGGCCCGGGGACCCGAGGATCCCTCAAGGCACGAACGGAGCAAAGTTACAAGCCCCGGGAGGAGTATCACCCACCCGGAGTGCCTTTCAACAGTGTGACCCAGTACAAGCAGGATTTCAAACCTTGGCCCATTCCCAAAAAGGAGAATTTCCCTTGGATTAGTAACGGGGGCAGCAGGGCAGACAGTGCTCCGGACAGCCCGGAGAACGGGTACCACAGCCAGGCACACCCGGGGGAGGGCGAGGAGCGGGGCAGGGGGCAGAGGGGGACAGACCCCCAGGGGGTGGAGGAGAGCAAAACCAGCTCCTACAGGTAGGACATGTCCGCCTCTGGTTGCAGCACCTGTCGCTGTCCTCTGTGTGAATGCTGGTGCTTGCTTTGATGCCTAATTAGATTTGTGTGTTTTAAAATTCATTGACTTCCATGGTCATCAATTATTCTCTTTGGTTGGATGTTGCATTTTATTTCAGGTTATGTAGACATCTCCTTTCCAATCAATTACAACTAGTTTAATCAAAGAATGTTAGCTTTATGTTTACTAAGGGTTTTAgcctttttagattaaaaaaaaaagttaaactgTGCAGTATACTtcacaataaaaaaatatatttgaaaagattgGATTATTGTTTTGTTGATCATCTTGCAATCACTCAGTTTTTGTACAATCCCTTGGTTGGTCCAGACCCCTATAAAGTTATATAAATAACCCATAGTAGGCCTACCAACATTTTCAATATGACCATGTGTTatagaaacacatttaaaaatgcaATAGAATAGATCgaatgggagggatgaaaccctctttaattgtCACATATTACAATTTGTGAAATTTGACCTCTGCCTTTAACCCAAGTAGTATAGGAGCAGTGGTATTTCACTGCTTTCAAGCATTAACTACATTGAGTCACTTCAAACAATGCAAATTGATAGCATATCTCACTGCCTGGTTGATGTCAGTTAAACCTAGACTTTAGGAAGCTTTTGCACCAAGCTTTAGGAGACTTTACAAGACAACTTCTTTCACATGATATGCACTCCCCATGACAAATAAACATATCTTTAGGTATGAAGCTGGTATGATCCCCCTTTAAGTTACTCTCAGACAAACTTTTGCCTCTTCCTCCAGGCAAGAGTACAGGCAGTGGACCGGGGTGAGACCAGCCAAAAGTGCGAGGAAAAATCCTTCAACTCAGTACTCCAGCCCGGGGACAGAGGCCACTAACGTCCCACGTGAGACTAGCTACCAGGCTGCCTACAGTGGGGACGTCCCGTCTATAGGGCTGCATCATAAGGAGCAAAATATCACATCTGCTGCCCCCAACGTACACCCTGCTGGTGGCCCCCAGCACATCCCCACTGCCCTGCCAGCTGGTGGTTCACCCACCCCCTCCAGCCTCCACCTGAGCGAGGCAGAGGTAAGCAAAGACAGAAATGTTAGTAAAATTGTGTGTTTACACGATATATTAAAGCAAATGCTGCCGCCAGTTTGTGTGGAGGAGCCATGCAATGTACAAAGGGCTCATTGGAGGAGCTACAGGTTTGAATTGCAGCATGCAGCATCCTCCCTAAATTCAGCTTCTCCCGTCTCCCTGGTGGCCTGTTGCTGATGGGGCGCTTCAGAAAAGTGATACAGCATCCTGTCCTAAAGCAGCTCAAAGTGACCCAGCAGTTTAAACAGACCATGTGCTCTGTTAGGCAACAGACTGCTGGTGCTACACATATTACTTTGACCTGAAAAGAAAAGGCTTGATTAGAACAAAAAGTGAATAGCTAATAGTTCTAATTTTGTTGCACTTTGGTCAGAAAACAAAGAAAACCTGTAGACAAGTGTAGACATTGGTCTAAATGGGAGTCTAAATCATGAACGGGCAATGTTTTTTTGGACCTGCAGCGATACTAAAATATAGTAAAAATACACATAATGTTGAAGAAatgtaactgagttattttgAAAAAGTGTCCGTAATATGGCCAGGGGCAGAATGACAAAGGTTAAAGAATCGACCAAATATTCACACGATTTGACATTTCGCCCCAGTTCTTTTGCTCTCAGCAAAGGCAGGAGGTCTGGGACAGAAAGAAGCAGATGTCGGACAGAAGCATAACTCAACAGGGCAAGAGGATTTGCTCAGGATGCTGAATATTCATCAGTTCAGTCAGATTGTTTCAGATTATCGTAGGATAAACTGTCTGAGGGGACACGACACCCTTTCCTCCGTCCCCTCCCTGTGATGTTGCTCAGGTCAGCTGTTTTGCGTGACAGTAAGTGAGACAGATTTTAGGAATCTCCAGAGGTTTAGTGCCATCCCTCTTCCCGCCCACACATCACGGCGCCATCTGCCAGTGGGGATCTGGTCTAGGTCGGGTCTGTCTGGTCTCTCTGCTGCACACTGTGTAGCAATACATCTCACACTGAAGGGTTAGAACATGTGTTTGTGGGACAAATCTATGTTTGGCGGGTCCTAGCTACACTAAGGTCATGATGTCCTTGATATTTGGGAGTTATAGGAACCTGGGGAAGTTTACAGGCTACTTTAGAGGATGGTTTGAAGGCATGCTCCAACATTTTGAAGCCTCAATTAACATTTAGCTAAGAAATAATACAAATGTGataaacacatttttattttagcaATGTGCAGAATACAAACCTGTGAAAGTAATCAATCTCAGAATGTGTGTTCCTTCATAGACAGGCTACATAAACaacataaaaaaacaattgCATTATCTTAAAAAAATGCATTGTTTCAAAACTTTAAAAATGGCTGTTTTTCTTCGCAACTGACATTTTGGAAACCGTTTTATTAGGTCAGAGACATTCATTTGACTGATGATATAACTGAATTTAAATTAATACAAGAAATTAAAATAACAATTTTACACATTGGAGTTTTATCAAGGGGGAATTGGACTTCTGCAACTTCCTGAGGTTAGACAATAATGATGCAGAAGAGAGAAACTTAAGTGGTTATTTGCATATTTctttttgaaataatgactaCTACTGAGCGTTTTTGTCCCTCATTATGCTGTGTGATGGTGAAGAGTTCGAACTGAGAGATGTCAATTGTAGGACACAGGCTCTATTAATAACACCGGCCCAGTTGGAGAGAGAGTTCATGGCACATTAAGAAGGGATGTGCTGCTGGCAGTGTGATCAGCTGTGCAACCTGCACTTAATATTACACACACTAAACCCCAAGCACACACATACAGATATGGCTTTGAAACATGTGCAGTTTCAGTGCCTTTTCATCAGCTGTACCACAA
It contains:
- the map6d1 gene encoding microtubule-associated protein 6 homolog; its protein translation is MAWPCISRVCCLARFWNQFDKSDLSVPLTIQNYSDIPDHEVRSITKQVSASERAPGNKYATPDPRGPSHAPRDGPGTRGSLKARTEQSYKPREEYHPPGVPFNSVTQYKQDFKPWPIPKKENFPWISNGGSRADSAPDSPENGYHSQAHPGEGEERGRGQRGTDPQGVEESKTSSYRQEYRQWTGVRPAKSARKNPSTQYSSPGTEATNVPRETSYQAAYSGDVPSIGLHHKEQNITSAAPNVHPAGGPQHIPTALPAGGSPTPSSLHLSEAEDHLVRTKFPPNSSALFQSGPRVFNI